One part of the Carassius gibelio isolate Cgi1373 ecotype wild population from Czech Republic chromosome B6, carGib1.2-hapl.c, whole genome shotgun sequence genome encodes these proteins:
- the LOC127959386 gene encoding thrombopoietin receptor isoform X2 — protein MYECPVCMMDSALTWWILLSCLIKQVHLEPFISKQDFALLAMDKDPKCFTRDLEAFTCFWEAPAGKSYNFFYKISSEEKTCDVKQQTYEEKKVLHICTFPSRDVFMYVEMHLRVTDRDTNTTIFSRTVSVEDQLFLCPPTNVSLHPTGDVGQMLVEWKKPNKFPMNMQYEIGYRSKNTSSTVTPVAKHCHKLVSLVAGENCTVQMRVKPGGVFWSDWSSPVTAMVPQTAGDIKLRCHTPDLHQVLCQWRGDVYDDGRYSFHYRQLNRSLWDSWKLCSRDNDTVHQCVLYGQGSSIYQFYLSVGLQPFGRTFYAETFSMNSSIQTRPPEGLKAQPEEGRLCLTWDPPFFKISQYLKYQIRYQREGESEWKDFTTPSSKTSTCLDVHTGSQYTIQVRAQPNGSLYSGDWKWIFIVCIPVALLIIASAMISFFSRYFRKFKKSLWPSVPNLNNVLESFLTDISGSHWEPTFNIKQCVDDAATSVLEILPEKQTSVKSCKKSTSFSLPDRGFLADVKNKENFREDSEMTQDYVILNNDVIPCFTWNDYVYRDAALSHLANEKHSCPSCPCSANILNHSYLLLSEQSDLEGYHSDCHQYTNLEITAIAYEANGE, from the exons ATGTATGAATGTCCTGTGTGCATGATGGATTCAGCACTCACCTGGTGGATACTTCTTTCCTGTCTGATCAAGCAGGTGCATTTAGAGCCTTTCATATCAAAGCAAG ATTTTGCTCTCTTGGCTATGGATAAGGACCCAAAATGTTTCACCAGGGATCTAGAAGCCTTCACTTGCTTTTGGGAAGCACCTGCTGGAAAGTCCTATAATTTTTTCTACAAAAT CTCATCAGAAGAGAAAACCTGTGATGTGAAACAACAAACTTATGAGGAGAAAAAGGTCCTGCATATTTGCACATTCCCATCAAGAGACGTCTTCATGTATGTCGAGATGCACCTCAGAGTGACagacagagacaccaacacaacCATCTTCAGTCGCACAGTCAGTGTAGAGGATCAGC TTTTTCTGTGTCCTCCAACAAATGTATCCCTTCATCCAACTGGCGACGTGGGCCAAATGTTAGTTGAATGGAAAAAACCCAACAAATTTCCAATGAACATGCAGTATGAAATTGGTTACAGATCCAAAAACACATCAAGCACAGTTACACCG GTGGCAAAACACTGCCATAAGCTTGTGTCTCTGGTCGCAGGAGAGAACTGCACAGTGCAAATGAGAGTCAAGCCTGGAGGTGTTTTTTGGAGTGACTGGTCAAGTCCTGTAACAGCTATGGTGCCACAAACAGCAG GTGACATAAAGTTGCGTTGCCACACTCCAGATCTGCATCAAGTATTATGCCAATGGAGAGGAGACGTGTATGATGACGGCAGATACAGCTTCCACTACAGACAATTAAACAG AAGTCTGTGGGATAGTTGGAAGTTGTGTTCAAGAGACAACGACACTGTCCATCAATGTGTCTTGTATGGGCAAGGGTCCAGTATCTACCAGTTTTACCTCAGTGTTGGATTGCAACCATTCGGTCGAACGTTTTATGCAGAAACTTTTAGTATGAACAGCAGca TCCAGACCAGGCCTCCAGAAGGCCTGAAGGCACAGCCTGAGGAAGGACGTCTTTGTTTGACATGGGATCCACCATTTTTTAAGATCTCACAGTATCTAAAGTACCAGATCCGATACCAGCGGGAAGGAGAGAGTGAGTGGAAG GATTTTACAACACCCAGTTCCAAGACCAGCACTTGCCTGGATGTTCACACAGGGAGTCAATACACTATCCAGGTTCGAGCCCAACCCAATGGATCGTTGTACAGTGGAGACTGGA AGTGGATCTTCATTGTCTGTATACCAGTGGCGCTGCTTATCATTGCTTCTGCAATGATCTCTTTCTTCTCCAGATACTTCCG GAAGTTCAAGAAGTCCTTGTGGCCATCAGTCCCAAACCTTAACAATGTGCTGGAAAGCTTTCTGACTGATATCAGTGGATCACACTGG GAGCCAACCTTCAACATCAAGCAATGTGTTGATGACGCTGCTACATCAGTATTGGAGATTCTGCCCGAGAAACAAACTTCAGTAAAATCCTGTAAGAAGTccacctctttctctctccctgatCGGGGCTTCTTGGCTGATGTAAAAAATAAGGAGAATTTCAGGGAGGATTCGGAGATGACTCAAGATTATGTCATTTTGAACAATGATGTGATCCCATGCTTTACATGGAATGACTATGTGTACAGGGATGCTGCTTTATCTCATCTGGCTAATGAAAAACACAGTTGCCCCAGTTGCCCCTGCTCCGCAAATATTCTCAACCATTCCTATCTCCTTCTGTCAGAACAGTCTGATCTTGAAGGTTATCACTCAGACTGTCACCAGTATACCAATCTGGAGATCACAGCAATAGCGTATGAAGCAAATGGAGAGTAA
- the LOC127959386 gene encoding erythropoietin receptor isoform X1, whose product MYECPVCMMDSALTWWILLSCLIKQVHLEPFISKQDFALLAMDKDPKCFTRDLEAFTCFWEAPAGKSYNFFYKISSEEKTCDVKQQTYEEKKVLHICTFPSRDVFMYVEMHLRVTDRDTNTTIFSRTVSVEDQLFLCPPTNVSLHPTGDVGQMLVEWKKPNKFPMNMQYEIGYRSKNTSSTVTPVAKHCHKLVSLVAGENCTVQMRVKPGGVFWSDWSSPVTAMVPQTAGDIKLRCHTPDLHQVLCQWRGDVYDDGRYSFHYRQLNRSLWDSWKLCSRDNDTVHQCVLYGQGSSIYQFYLSVGLQPFGRTFYAETFSMNSSIQTRPPEGLKAQPEEGRLCLTWDPPFFKISQYLKYQIRYQREGESEWKDFTTPSSKTSTCLDVHTGSQYTIQVRAQPNGSLYSGDWSEWSEPLTAFLPLGREWIFIVCIPVALLIIASAMISFFSRYFRKFKKSLWPSVPNLNNVLESFLTDISGSHWEPTFNIKQCVDDAATSVLEILPEKQTSVKSCKKSTSFSLPDRGFLADVKNKENFREDSEMTQDYVILNNDVIPCFTWNDYVYRDAALSHLANEKHSCPSCPCSANILNHSYLLLSEQSDLEGYHSDCHQYTNLEITAIAYEANGE is encoded by the exons ATGTATGAATGTCCTGTGTGCATGATGGATTCAGCACTCACCTGGTGGATACTTCTTTCCTGTCTGATCAAGCAGGTGCATTTAGAGCCTTTCATATCAAAGCAAG ATTTTGCTCTCTTGGCTATGGATAAGGACCCAAAATGTTTCACCAGGGATCTAGAAGCCTTCACTTGCTTTTGGGAAGCACCTGCTGGAAAGTCCTATAATTTTTTCTACAAAAT CTCATCAGAAGAGAAAACCTGTGATGTGAAACAACAAACTTATGAGGAGAAAAAGGTCCTGCATATTTGCACATTCCCATCAAGAGACGTCTTCATGTATGTCGAGATGCACCTCAGAGTGACagacagagacaccaacacaacCATCTTCAGTCGCACAGTCAGTGTAGAGGATCAGC TTTTTCTGTGTCCTCCAACAAATGTATCCCTTCATCCAACTGGCGACGTGGGCCAAATGTTAGTTGAATGGAAAAAACCCAACAAATTTCCAATGAACATGCAGTATGAAATTGGTTACAGATCCAAAAACACATCAAGCACAGTTACACCG GTGGCAAAACACTGCCATAAGCTTGTGTCTCTGGTCGCAGGAGAGAACTGCACAGTGCAAATGAGAGTCAAGCCTGGAGGTGTTTTTTGGAGTGACTGGTCAAGTCCTGTAACAGCTATGGTGCCACAAACAGCAG GTGACATAAAGTTGCGTTGCCACACTCCAGATCTGCATCAAGTATTATGCCAATGGAGAGGAGACGTGTATGATGACGGCAGATACAGCTTCCACTACAGACAATTAAACAG AAGTCTGTGGGATAGTTGGAAGTTGTGTTCAAGAGACAACGACACTGTCCATCAATGTGTCTTGTATGGGCAAGGGTCCAGTATCTACCAGTTTTACCTCAGTGTTGGATTGCAACCATTCGGTCGAACGTTTTATGCAGAAACTTTTAGTATGAACAGCAGca TCCAGACCAGGCCTCCAGAAGGCCTGAAGGCACAGCCTGAGGAAGGACGTCTTTGTTTGACATGGGATCCACCATTTTTTAAGATCTCACAGTATCTAAAGTACCAGATCCGATACCAGCGGGAAGGAGAGAGTGAGTGGAAG GATTTTACAACACCCAGTTCCAAGACCAGCACTTGCCTGGATGTTCACACAGGGAGTCAATACACTATCCAGGTTCGAGCCCAACCCAATGGATCGTTGTACAGTGGAGACTGGAGTGAGTGGTCAGAACCTCTCACCGCCTTCTTACCTTTAGGCAGAG AGTGGATCTTCATTGTCTGTATACCAGTGGCGCTGCTTATCATTGCTTCTGCAATGATCTCTTTCTTCTCCAGATACTTCCG GAAGTTCAAGAAGTCCTTGTGGCCATCAGTCCCAAACCTTAACAATGTGCTGGAAAGCTTTCTGACTGATATCAGTGGATCACACTGG GAGCCAACCTTCAACATCAAGCAATGTGTTGATGACGCTGCTACATCAGTATTGGAGATTCTGCCCGAGAAACAAACTTCAGTAAAATCCTGTAAGAAGTccacctctttctctctccctgatCGGGGCTTCTTGGCTGATGTAAAAAATAAGGAGAATTTCAGGGAGGATTCGGAGATGACTCAAGATTATGTCATTTTGAACAATGATGTGATCCCATGCTTTACATGGAATGACTATGTGTACAGGGATGCTGCTTTATCTCATCTGGCTAATGAAAAACACAGTTGCCCCAGTTGCCCCTGCTCCGCAAATATTCTCAACCATTCCTATCTCCTTCTGTCAGAACAGTCTGATCTTGAAGGTTATCACTCAGACTGTCACCAGTATACCAATCTGGAGATCACAGCAATAGCGTATGAAGCAAATGGAGAGTAA
- the LOC127959386 gene encoding erythropoietin receptor isoform X3, with the protein MSCVHDGFSTHLVDTSFLSDQAGAFRAFHIKASSSEEKTCDVKQQTYEEKKVLHICTFPSRDVFMYVEMHLRVTDRDTNTTIFSRTVSVEDQLFLCPPTNVSLHPTGDVGQMLVEWKKPNKFPMNMQYEIGYRSKNTSSTVTPVAKHCHKLVSLVAGENCTVQMRVKPGGVFWSDWSSPVTAMVPQTAGDIKLRCHTPDLHQVLCQWRGDVYDDGRYSFHYRQLNRSLWDSWKLCSRDNDTVHQCVLYGQGSSIYQFYLSVGLQPFGRTFYAETFSMNSSIQTRPPEGLKAQPEEGRLCLTWDPPFFKISQYLKYQIRYQREGESEWKDFTTPSSKTSTCLDVHTGSQYTIQVRAQPNGSLYSGDWSEWSEPLTAFLPLGREWIFIVCIPVALLIIASAMISFFSRYFRKFKKSLWPSVPNLNNVLESFLTDISGSHWEPTFNIKQCVDDAATSVLEILPEKQTSVKSCKKSTSFSLPDRGFLADVKNKENFREDSEMTQDYVILNNDVIPCFTWNDYVYRDAALSHLANEKHSCPSCPCSANILNHSYLLLSEQSDLEGYHSDCHQYTNLEITAIAYEANGE; encoded by the exons ATGTCCTGTGTGCATGATGGATTCAGCACTCACCTGGTGGATACTTCTTTCCTGTCTGATCAAGCAGGTGCATTTAGAGCCTTTCATATCAAAGCAAG CTCATCAGAAGAGAAAACCTGTGATGTGAAACAACAAACTTATGAGGAGAAAAAGGTCCTGCATATTTGCACATTCCCATCAAGAGACGTCTTCATGTATGTCGAGATGCACCTCAGAGTGACagacagagacaccaacacaacCATCTTCAGTCGCACAGTCAGTGTAGAGGATCAGC TTTTTCTGTGTCCTCCAACAAATGTATCCCTTCATCCAACTGGCGACGTGGGCCAAATGTTAGTTGAATGGAAAAAACCCAACAAATTTCCAATGAACATGCAGTATGAAATTGGTTACAGATCCAAAAACACATCAAGCACAGTTACACCG GTGGCAAAACACTGCCATAAGCTTGTGTCTCTGGTCGCAGGAGAGAACTGCACAGTGCAAATGAGAGTCAAGCCTGGAGGTGTTTTTTGGAGTGACTGGTCAAGTCCTGTAACAGCTATGGTGCCACAAACAGCAG GTGACATAAAGTTGCGTTGCCACACTCCAGATCTGCATCAAGTATTATGCCAATGGAGAGGAGACGTGTATGATGACGGCAGATACAGCTTCCACTACAGACAATTAAACAG AAGTCTGTGGGATAGTTGGAAGTTGTGTTCAAGAGACAACGACACTGTCCATCAATGTGTCTTGTATGGGCAAGGGTCCAGTATCTACCAGTTTTACCTCAGTGTTGGATTGCAACCATTCGGTCGAACGTTTTATGCAGAAACTTTTAGTATGAACAGCAGca TCCAGACCAGGCCTCCAGAAGGCCTGAAGGCACAGCCTGAGGAAGGACGTCTTTGTTTGACATGGGATCCACCATTTTTTAAGATCTCACAGTATCTAAAGTACCAGATCCGATACCAGCGGGAAGGAGAGAGTGAGTGGAAG GATTTTACAACACCCAGTTCCAAGACCAGCACTTGCCTGGATGTTCACACAGGGAGTCAATACACTATCCAGGTTCGAGCCCAACCCAATGGATCGTTGTACAGTGGAGACTGGAGTGAGTGGTCAGAACCTCTCACCGCCTTCTTACCTTTAGGCAGAG AGTGGATCTTCATTGTCTGTATACCAGTGGCGCTGCTTATCATTGCTTCTGCAATGATCTCTTTCTTCTCCAGATACTTCCG GAAGTTCAAGAAGTCCTTGTGGCCATCAGTCCCAAACCTTAACAATGTGCTGGAAAGCTTTCTGACTGATATCAGTGGATCACACTGG GAGCCAACCTTCAACATCAAGCAATGTGTTGATGACGCTGCTACATCAGTATTGGAGATTCTGCCCGAGAAACAAACTTCAGTAAAATCCTGTAAGAAGTccacctctttctctctccctgatCGGGGCTTCTTGGCTGATGTAAAAAATAAGGAGAATTTCAGGGAGGATTCGGAGATGACTCAAGATTATGTCATTTTGAACAATGATGTGATCCCATGCTTTACATGGAATGACTATGTGTACAGGGATGCTGCTTTATCTCATCTGGCTAATGAAAAACACAGTTGCCCCAGTTGCCCCTGCTCCGCAAATATTCTCAACCATTCCTATCTCCTTCTGTCAGAACAGTCTGATCTTGAAGGTTATCACTCAGACTGTCACCAGTATACCAATCTGGAGATCACAGCAATAGCGTATGAAGCAAATGGAGAGTAA
- the LOC127959385 gene encoding origin recognition complex subunit 1 produces MSRYITRLRMRRSYKWNGKPIGEDRKLKRQYYESMSISVEGKTEDATVSLGQCILIEGDDDDNPFVAQLCKLYSDDSGKKKTAVVQWFVRMCEVPQNKRKLLGRDPHPQEIFFYQDRSCDNEVDGETILGAVQIEYVPAEDSFPEGKSKDILFVKLLWDTKSFRVLDPELMQPPQSPKSPPPPSRGPQTHALPTPEPSVMKRAMSGTLTRSSMSTGKLNSGEAESLHSASKLSAAKALSAKRRSRASSGPHVRKKLDLCSPTKNMSRDDVLGDILDEHTEKTLTSKLNLSPTGRISISIRLTPLNLNEEERVSPLSSHSPEKPKLTAHEKDDATSVFLGDDDPEPLVSTSRTPRKREATPRREGLRGLKARTPSRRKDSAALREPALAALAEEEHEDSPIQTAATPRSKRKSAQLVSSHIRKQLNVLGNKVDLLSDGEDDDDCFIPTKTDLQSSSDEEEEAKIDSEDELIVKKRRGSRTPRSIEKSRVSARTPRKTPIKKTAPATPRTPRHATPSIPSRSAPARKPGNVLEEARARLHVSSIPESLPCREQEFQDIYNFVESKVIDGTGGCMYISGVPGTGKTATVHEVIRSLQQSAEQDEIPHFHFIEINGMKMTDPHQAYVQILQKLTDQKATPDHAAALLEKRFGTPAPKKETTVLLVDELDLLWTRKQNVMYNLFDWPTRRNARLVVLTIANTMDLPERIMINRVASRLGLTRMSFQPYTFKQLQQIITSRLNRLKAFEEDALQLVSRKVAALSGDARRCLDICRRATEICEHSGSQKNGSGLVGMSHVMEALDEMFSSSYIAAIRCASVQEQLFLRAVIAEFRRLGLEEATFQQVFVQHQALCRVEGLQPVSVSEGLAVCQRLGSCRLLLLEGSRLDLFLRIRLNVSQDDVLYALKAD; encoded by the exons ATGAGCCGCTACATCACAAGACTGAGAATGAGAAGATCCTACAAATGGAATGGCAAACCAATTGGTGAAGACAGGAAGCTCAAAAGGCAATACTACGA ATCTATGTCCATTTCTGTGGAGGGAAAGACAGAAGATGCAACAGTGTCTTTAGGCCAGTGCATTTTGATTGAGGGTGATGACGATGACAATCCCTTTGTGGCACAACTTTGCAAACTATACAGTGATG ATTCAGGAAAGAAAAAGACAGCAGTAGTGCAGTGGTTTGTGCGGATGTGTGAAGTACCTCAGAATAAACGCAAGCTCTTGGGCAGAGATCCCCATCCTCAAGAGATATTTTTCTACCAGGACCGCTCTTGTGATAATGAGGTGGATGGAGAGACCATTCTTGGAGCAGTACAG ATTGAGTATGTCCCAGCTGAGGATTCCTTTCCAGAGGGCAAGAGCAAAGACATACTATTTGTCAAACTCTTGTGGGATACCAAATCCTTCAGAGTGTTGGATCCTGAGCTGATGCAGCCCCCTCAGAGCCCTAAATCTCCCCCACCACCTTCACGGGGCCCTCAGACTCATGCTCTTCCAACCCCAGAGCCCTCTGTAATGAAACGGGCCATGTCAGGCACCCTCACCCGCAGCAGCATGAGCACCGGCAAACTGAACTCCGGTGAAGCAGAGTCTCTTCACTCTGCTTCCAAACTCTCTGCAGCTAAAGCTCTTAGTGCAAAGAGGAGAAGCCGAGCTTCCTCTGGGCCGCATGTTCGCAAGAAGCTGGACTTGTGCA GTCCGACTAAAAACATGTCCCGAGATGATGTTCTGGGGGACATTCTTGATGAACACACAGAGAAGACGCTGACGTCTAAATTAAACCTGTCTCCAACAGGTCGCATCTCCATTTCTATTAGACTAACTCCACTAAATCTTAATGAGGAGGAGCGTGTCTCTCCTCTGTCCTCACACAGCCCTGAAAAGCCCAAACTGACTGCACATGAAAAAGATGATGCAACCAG TGTCTTTCTTGGGGATGATGATCCAGAGCCACTAGTTAGCACAAGCAGAACTCCCAGGAAGAGAGAGGCAACCCCTAGGAGAGAAGGTCTAAGAGGACTGAA ggCAAGAACTCCATCCAGGAGGAAAGATTCAGCTGCACTCAGAGAACCAGCACTGGCTGCTCT AGCTGAAGAGGAGCATGAAGATTCACCTATCCAGACTGCTGCTACTCCTCGCTCGAAAAGGAAATCTGCCCAGCTTGTGTCCTCCCACATCAGAAAGCAGCT AAATGTATTGGGCAACAAGGTTGACTTGCTGTCAGAtggtgaggatgatgatgacTGCTTCATACCTACTAAAACTGATCTGCAGAGTAGCAgcgatgaggaagaggaggcaaAGATTGACAGTGAAGATGAGCTTATAGTGAAGAAGCGTCGAGGATCCCGAACACCCCGATCTATAGAGAAATCCCGTGTCTCTGCTAGAACCCCACGTAAAACGCCCATCAAGAAG ACTGCTCCAGCCACCCCAAGGACACCACGTCATGCCACTCCCAGCATACCCAGCAGGAGTGCACCGGCCAGGAAGCCAGGGAATGTTCTGGAAGAAGCACGAGCAAG gtTGCATGTTTCCTCTATTCCTGAGTCTTTGCCATGTCGAGAACAAGAGTTCCAGGACATCTACAACTTTGTGGAGAGTAAAGTCATTGATGGCACTGGAGG gtGTATGTATATCTCAGGTGTTCCTGGTACTGGGAAAACTGCAACAGTACATGAGGTGATACGGTCCCTTCAGCAGTCCGCTGAACAAGATGAGATCCCTCACTTCCACTTCATCGAGATCAATGGCATGAAAATGACAGACCCGCACCAGGCTTATGTACAAATACTGCAG AAACTGACTGATCAAAAAGCAACACCTGATCATGCAGCTGCACTACTGGAGAAACGCTTCGGCACTCCTGCACCCAAAAAAGAGACAACTGTGCTATTAGTAGACGAG cttgACCTATTGTGGACCCGTAAACAAAATGTGATGTATAACTTGTTTGATTGGCCAACAAGGCGCAACGCTCGTCTGGTGGTTCTTACCATTGCAAACACAATGGATTTGCCTGAGAGGATCATGATTAACCGTGTTGCCAGTCGACTG GGTCTGACAAGAATGTCCTTCCAGCCATATACCTTTAAACAGCTACAACAGATCATCACATCGAGACTGAACAGACTGAAGGCTTTTGAAGAAGATGCTCTCCAGCTAGTCTCAAGaaag GTGGCAGCGCTTTCAGGTGATGCACGACGTTGCCTTGATATCTGCAGGCGGGCCACAGAGATTTGTGAGCACTCTGGAAGTCAGAAGAATGGTAGTGGATTGGTTGGGATGAGCCATGTGATGGAGGCTTTGGATGAGATGTTCTCCTCTTCCTACATCGCAGCTATCAG GTGCGCTTCTGTTCAGGAGCAGCTTTTCCTGAGGGCTGTTATTGCAGAGTTTCGTCGACTGGGTCTAGAAGAGGCCACTTTCCAACAG GTGTTTGTTCAGCACCAGGCTCTGTGTCGTGTTGAGGGTTTGCAGCCGGTGAGTGTGTCTGAAGGACTGGCAGTCTGTCAGAGACTGGGTTCCTGTCGCCTGCTTCTCCTTGAGGGAAGCCGCCTGGACCTGTTTCTCCGTATCCGACTCAATGTTAGTCAGGACGATGTGCTTTATGCATTGAAGGCTGACTAA
- the prpf38a gene encoding pre-mRNA-splicing factor 38A: MANRTVKDANSIHGTNPQYLVEKIIRTRIYESKYWKEECFGLTAELVVDKAMELKYVGGVYGGNIKPTPFLCLTLKMLQIQPEKDIIVEFIKNEDFKYVRLLGAIYMRLTGTSVDCYKYLEPLYNDYRKIKSQNRNGEFELMHVDEFIDELLHAERMCDIILPRLQKRQVLEEAELLDTRISALEEDLDEVETSDEEDEEEEKPERVQTAEPHRRSYRDMDRPRRSPSPRYRRSRSPRRRSRSPKRRSPSPRRERDRERHRSKSPRRHRSRSRDRRHRSKSPGHHRSHRHRSHSKSPESRSKKSHKRSRRGNE, from the exons ATGGCTAATAGAACGGTAAAAGATGCCAATAGTATACATGGAACAAATCCTCAGTATCTTGTCGAGAAGATCATACGAACACGTATTTATGAGTCCAAGTACTGGAAAGAAGAATGTTTTGGACTTACAG CTGAACTTGTCGTGGACAAAGCAATGGAACTGAAGTATGTTGGTGGTGTATATGGAGGAAACATCAAGCCTACTCCATTCTTATGTCTGACCCTAAAGATGCTGCAGATCCAGCCTGAAAAGGACATTATTGTGGAATTCATCAAGAATGAAGACTTCAA GTATGTCCGTTTGCTTGGAGCAATATATATGCGCCTGACTGGAACTTCTGTAGATTGCTACAAGTATTTAGAACCATTATACAATGACTACAGAAAAATTAAAAGCCAGAACAGAAATGGAG AGTTTGAGTTGATGCATGTTGATGAGTTTATAGATGAGCTGCTTCATGCAGAGCGAATGTGTGACATCATCCTCCCTAGACTTCAG aAGAGACAGGTTTTGGAGGAAGCTGAGCTGCTGGATACTCGTATTAGTGCTCTGGAAGAAGATTTGGATGAGGTGGAAACCAGTGatgaagaggatgaggaagaagAGAAG CCAGAGAGAGTGCAGACAGCAGAGCCCCACAGAAGAAGTTATAGAGATATGGACCGGCCACGCAGGTCTCCTTCTCCACGCTACAGACGCAGCCGCTCACCCAGAAG ACGGAGCAGGTCACCTAAAAGACgaag TCCATCTCCCAGACGTGAGCGAGATCGGGAGCGTCATCGCAGCAAAAGTCCCCGCAGGCACCGCAGCAGATCCAGGGACAGGAGACATCGCTCCAAATCTCCAG GCCACCACAGAAGTCACCGGCATCGCAGTCACTCCAAGTCCCCAGAAAG TCGGTCAAAGAAGAGTCACAAGAGAAGTCGGAGAGGAAATGAGTGA